A DNA window from Streptomyces bacillaris contains the following coding sequences:
- a CDS encoding DUF6457 domain-containing protein, with translation MTAYDVIVLAGGAAKRLGGADKPAVRVGGRALLDRVLAACAGAGVTVVVGGRRPTSRPVVWTREVPEGGGPLAALGAGVRLTTAERVLVLSADLPFLGPATVDALLTAVGGGGGENGREGALCTDPDGRDQPLLAVYRAEPLRRELALLATEHGSLAGLPLRLLTGELDLVRVDAGPHAAFDCDTWEDIAAARARIREHGAVLDEWITSVKNELGIELDVDTDVLLDLARDAAHGVARPAAPLTTFLVGYAAARASAAAAGPEEAAAAVAEAARKATALALRWEAEAAEEQPRAEPSGEGAGTP, from the coding sequence ATGACCGCCTACGACGTGATCGTCCTCGCCGGTGGGGCCGCCAAGCGGCTCGGCGGCGCCGACAAGCCCGCTGTGCGGGTCGGCGGCCGTGCGCTGCTCGACCGGGTGCTCGCCGCCTGCGCCGGAGCGGGTGTCACCGTCGTGGTGGGTGGCCGCAGGCCCACCTCCCGGCCGGTCGTCTGGACCCGCGAAGTCCCGGAGGGCGGCGGTCCGTTGGCGGCGCTCGGTGCGGGGGTGCGGCTGACGACGGCGGAGCGGGTGCTCGTGCTCTCCGCCGACCTGCCGTTCCTGGGCCCCGCCACGGTCGACGCGCTGCTCACCGCCGTCGGTGGGGGTGGCGGTGAGAACGGCAGGGAGGGCGCGCTCTGCACCGACCCCGACGGTCGCGACCAGCCGCTCCTCGCCGTCTACCGCGCGGAGCCGCTCCGCCGGGAGCTGGCCCTGCTCGCCACCGAGCACGGCTCGCTGGCGGGCCTGCCGCTCCGGCTGCTGACGGGGGAGCTGGACCTCGTCCGGGTCGATGCCGGGCCCCATGCCGCGTTCGACTGCGACACTTGGGAGGACATCGCCGCCGCCCGCGCCCGGATCAGGGAGCATGGGGCCGTGCTGGACGAATGGATCACCTCGGTCAAGAACGAACTGGGAATCGAACTCGACGTCGACACCGACGTCCTGCTCGACCTCGCCCGCGACGCCGCGCACGGAGTCGCGCGGCCCGCCGCACCGCTCACGACCTTCCTGGTCGGGTACGCGGCCGCCCGGGCGAGCGCGGCGGCCGCCGGCCCGGAGGAAGCCGCGGCCGCGGTCGCCGAGGCGGCCCGCAAGGCCACCGCGCTCGCCCTGCGCTGGGAGGCGGAGGCGGCGGAGGAGCAGCCCCGTGCGGAGCCGAGCGGTGAAGGGGCCGGGACGCCATGA
- a CDS encoding HTTM domain-containing protein produces MTATPPTPPHSDRPAPAHEAPAHSAPSQGTPGHGAPAHGSPSHAPAYTPAHAPRPGPPQDRIGAAGVALARGLQRITASALGPYQSAVIRIGFAATYLFFLLREVPHRHELYGPDSPWHWDLARQLTAGNEAFSVLLWTDNVLWFEAVYALTVLSAAALLLGWRTRTMSVLFMVGVLSVQNRSVFMGDGGDNVIHLMAIYLVLTRCAQVWSLDARRAARKVERAAAGLPPRRDVVGPVLWALLGPVLIVATVMDGLGGTWWLRVLLWLLWLSAAAWWDVNRHAPRGQLRSLLDVLANLVHNAALVVIMIEVCLIYATAGWYKIQGSRWQDGTALYYPLKLDYFTPWPALSDVLASSGLVVMVLTYATVIVQVAFPFTLFNRRLKNVLLVIMIGEHAGIALLLGLPFFSMAMIAADAVFLPTVFLLWLGRRATLGRERLLGLLPGRPRSPEGGGPPEVPAARTAPDDRGGTGKERGGTGEAPPHGTGGGHTLVG; encoded by the coding sequence GTGACCGCCACCCCGCCCACCCCACCGCACTCCGACCGGCCCGCCCCGGCCCACGAGGCCCCTGCACACAGCGCCCCGAGCCAGGGCACCCCGGGCCACGGCGCCCCGGCGCACGGCAGCCCGAGCCACGCTCCCGCCTACACTCCGGCCCACGCCCCCCGCCCCGGCCCCCCGCAGGACCGGATCGGCGCCGCCGGAGTCGCGCTCGCCCGGGGCCTCCAGCGCATCACCGCATCGGCCCTCGGCCCGTACCAGAGCGCCGTCATCCGGATCGGTTTCGCCGCCACGTACCTCTTCTTCCTGCTGCGCGAGGTGCCGCACCGCCACGAGCTGTACGGCCCCGACAGCCCGTGGCACTGGGACCTGGCCCGGCAGCTCACGGCGGGCAACGAGGCCTTCTCCGTCCTGCTCTGGACGGACAACGTGCTCTGGTTCGAGGCGGTGTACGCGCTCACCGTGCTCTCCGCCGCCGCCCTGCTCCTGGGGTGGCGCACCCGGACGATGTCCGTCCTCTTCATGGTCGGCGTGCTCTCCGTACAGAACCGCAGCGTCTTCATGGGCGACGGCGGCGACAACGTCATCCACCTCATGGCGATCTACCTCGTGCTGACGCGCTGTGCCCAGGTCTGGTCGCTGGACGCCCGGCGCGCGGCCCGGAAGGTCGAGCGGGCCGCCGCGGGGCTGCCGCCCCGGCGGGACGTCGTGGGCCCGGTCCTCTGGGCGCTGCTCGGCCCGGTCCTGATCGTCGCCACCGTGATGGACGGGCTCGGCGGGACCTGGTGGCTGCGCGTGCTGCTCTGGCTGCTCTGGCTCTCCGCCGCGGCCTGGTGGGACGTGAACCGGCACGCGCCCCGGGGGCAGCTCCGCTCCCTGCTCGACGTGCTGGCCAACCTCGTGCACAACGCCGCGCTCGTCGTGATCATGATCGAGGTCTGCCTGATCTACGCGACCGCCGGCTGGTACAAGATCCAGGGCTCGCGCTGGCAGGACGGCACCGCGCTCTACTACCCGCTCAAGCTCGACTACTTCACCCCGTGGCCCGCCCTGTCGGACGTGCTCGCCTCCAGCGGGCTCGTGGTGATGGTGCTGACGTACGCGACGGTCATCGTCCAGGTCGCGTTCCCGTTCACCCTGTTCAACCGGCGGCTCAAGAACGTCCTGCTGGTCATCATGATCGGCGAGCACGCGGGGATCGCCCTGCTGCTGGGGCTGCCGTTCTTCTCGATGGCGATGATCGCGGCGGACGCGGTGTTCCTGCCGACGGTCTTCCTGCTCTGGCTGGGCCGCCGGGCCACGCTGGGCCGGGAGCGGCTGCTCGGACTGCTGCCGGGACGGCCGCGCTCCCCCGAGGGCGGCGGCCCGCCGGAGGTGCCCGCCGCCCGCACGGCACCCGACGACCGGGGCGGTACGGGGAAGGAACGCGGCGGTACGGGGGAGGCCCCGCCGCACGGCACCGGCGGGGGCCATACGCTCGTCGGGTGA
- a CDS encoding TetR/AcrR family transcriptional regulator gives MTTAKRDTYTPESLLTVAVRVFNERGYDGTSMEHLSKAAGISKSSIYHHVAGKEELLRRAVSRALDGLFAVLDEPGAQRGRAIERVEYVTRRTVEVLMAEVPYVTLLLRVRGNTKTERWALERRREFDHRVAELMKAAVAEGDLRADVDIRLATRLLFGMVNSLVEWYRPQPGGFPGEEQLADTVVQLAFEGMRATGDQDR, from the coding sequence ATGACCACGGCCAAGCGGGACACGTACACCCCGGAGAGTCTGCTCACCGTCGCCGTCCGTGTCTTCAACGAGCGCGGTTACGACGGCACCTCCATGGAGCACCTCTCCAAGGCGGCGGGTATTTCCAAGTCCTCCATCTACCACCATGTGGCGGGCAAGGAGGAGCTGCTGCGCCGGGCCGTGAGCCGGGCGCTCGACGGGCTCTTCGCCGTCCTCGACGAGCCGGGGGCGCAGCGCGGGCGCGCGATCGAGCGGGTCGAGTACGTCACGCGCCGGACCGTCGAGGTGCTGATGGCGGAGGTCCCGTACGTCACGCTGCTGCTGCGGGTGCGCGGCAACACGAAGACCGAGCGCTGGGCGCTGGAGCGGCGGCGCGAGTTCGACCACCGGGTGGCGGAGCTGATGAAGGCCGCCGTGGCCGAGGGCGATCTCCGGGCCGATGTGGACATACGCCTGGCCACCCGGCTGCTCTTCGGCATGGTCAACTCGCTGGTCGAGTGGTACCGGCCGCAGCCGGGCGGCTTCCCGGGCGAGGAACAGCTCGCGGACACCGTGGTCCAGCTCGCCTTCGAGGGGATGCGGGCGACCGGCGACCAGGACCGCTGA
- the paaN gene encoding phenylacetic acid degradation protein PaaN: MAAALTPQQLSETHRPTLDQALETIGTRAYWSPHPEHPKAYGEGGAPGSLGAAEGKAAFDAVLNTRFDLDQPGTDGWTGGEVSPYGPELGVEYPHADIDVLLPAMKAGTAAWRAAGPETRALVCLEILSRISARTHELAHAVMHTSGQAFMMAFQAGGPHAQDRGLEAVAYAYQEQVRTPGSADWSKPQGKRDPLKLTKTFTTSGRGIALVIGCNTFPTWNGYPGLFASLATGNPVLVKPHPRAVLPLALTVRIAREVLAEAGFDPNLVALAAERPGEGIAKTLAVRPEIRIIDYTGSTAFGDWLEANARQAQVYTEKAGVNTIVVDSTDDYRGLLANVAFSLSLYSGQMCTTPQNLLIPRDGITTDAGPKSYDEVVSDIAAAVNGLLGDDARAAALLGALVNPDVKARVEAAGELGEVALPSRTVANAEFPDAVVRTPVVVKLDGTKTDEDAAYLSECFGPVSFAVAVESTDAALELLRRTIREKGAMTVGAYTTSPEVERAIEDVCLDESAQLSLNLTGGVYVNQTAAFSDFHGSGGNPAANAALCDAAFVANRFRVVEVRRQA, translated from the coding sequence ATGGCCGCCGCGCTCACCCCCCAGCAGCTGTCCGAGACCCACCGGCCCACGCTCGACCAGGCCCTCGAAACGATCGGTACGCGCGCGTACTGGTCGCCGCACCCCGAGCACCCGAAGGCGTACGGCGAGGGCGGCGCCCCCGGCAGCCTGGGCGCGGCCGAGGGCAAGGCCGCGTTCGACGCGGTGCTGAACACCCGGTTCGACCTGGACCAGCCGGGCACCGACGGCTGGACGGGCGGGGAGGTGTCGCCGTACGGGCCGGAGCTCGGCGTGGAGTATCCGCACGCCGACATCGACGTCCTGCTCCCGGCGATGAAGGCTGGCACGGCCGCCTGGCGGGCGGCGGGCCCCGAGACCCGGGCCCTGGTCTGTCTGGAGATCCTGTCGCGGATCAGCGCCCGCACCCACGAGCTGGCCCACGCGGTCATGCACACCAGCGGCCAGGCCTTCATGATGGCGTTCCAGGCGGGCGGCCCGCACGCGCAGGACCGCGGTCTGGAAGCCGTCGCGTACGCCTACCAGGAGCAGGTGCGCACGCCGGGGAGCGCCGACTGGTCCAAGCCCCAGGGCAAGCGCGATCCGCTGAAGCTGACGAAGACGTTCACCACGTCCGGGCGCGGGATCGCGCTGGTCATCGGCTGCAACACCTTCCCCACGTGGAACGGCTACCCGGGCCTGTTCGCCTCGCTCGCAACCGGCAACCCGGTGCTGGTGAAGCCGCACCCGAGGGCCGTGCTGCCGCTCGCGCTCACCGTCCGGATCGCCCGTGAGGTGCTGGCCGAGGCGGGCTTCGACCCCAACCTGGTCGCGCTCGCCGCCGAGCGCCCCGGCGAGGGCATCGCCAAGACCCTCGCGGTCCGCCCCGAGATCCGCATCATCGACTACACGGGCTCCACCGCCTTCGGCGACTGGCTGGAGGCCAACGCCCGCCAGGCGCAGGTCTACACGGAGAAGGCCGGCGTCAACACGATCGTCGTCGACTCCACCGACGACTACCGGGGCCTGCTCGCCAACGTGGCGTTCTCCCTCTCGCTCTACAGCGGCCAGATGTGCACCACCCCGCAGAACCTGCTGATCCCCCGCGACGGCATCACCACGGACGCCGGCCCCAAGTCGTACGACGAGGTGGTCTCCGACATCGCGGCGGCCGTCAACGGTCTCCTGGGCGACGACGCCCGCGCGGCGGCCCTGCTCGGCGCCCTGGTCAACCCGGACGTCAAGGCCCGGGTGGAGGCCGCCGGTGAGCTGGGCGAGGTGGCCCTCCCCTCCCGTACGGTCGCCAACGCCGAGTTCCCCGACGCCGTCGTCCGTACGCCGGTCGTCGTCAAGCTCGACGGGACGAAGACCGACGAGGACGCGGCGTACCTCTCGGAGTGCTTCGGCCCGGTCTCCTTCGCCGTGGCGGTCGAGTCGACGGACGCCGCTCTGGAGCTGCTGCGCCGCACGATCCGCGAGAAGGGCGCCATGACCGTCGGCGCCTACACCACCTCCCCCGAGGTGGAGCGGGCGATCGAGGACGTCTGCCTGGACGAGTCGGCCCAGCTCTCGCTGAACCTGACCGGCGGGGTGTACGTCAACCAGACGGCCGCCTTCTCCGACTTCCACGGCTCCGGCGGCAACCCGGCGGCCAACGCGGCCCTGTGCGACGCGGCCTTCGTCGCCAACCGCTTCCGCGTGGTGGAGGTCCGCCGCCAGGCGTAG
- a CDS encoding Lrp/AsnC family transcriptional regulator has protein sequence MAAEQMAGSGEDPGRPAPPAAAPSATTAPPVPTGPEPVALPPARPLDAIDRDILRILQTDGRASIRSVAERVHVSRANAYARINRLVEDGVIRGFGARVDHERAGQGASAYITLQIVQNSWRTVREQLQALPGATHIALVSGDFDVLLLVHTPDNRALRELVLTRIQSIPEVLSTRTLLVFEETDLGPRPDRPAELA, from the coding sequence ATGGCAGCTGAACAAATGGCCGGATCGGGTGAGGACCCCGGCCGCCCCGCACCTCCGGCCGCGGCACCGTCGGCCACGACAGCACCACCCGTCCCGACCGGCCCGGAGCCCGTCGCGCTCCCGCCCGCGCGCCCCCTGGACGCCATCGACCGCGACATCCTGCGCATCCTCCAGACGGACGGCCGCGCCTCGATACGGTCGGTGGCCGAGCGGGTCCATGTCTCGCGCGCCAACGCCTACGCCCGGATCAACCGCCTGGTCGAGGACGGCGTGATCCGCGGTTTCGGGGCGCGGGTGGACCACGAGCGGGCCGGGCAGGGCGCGTCGGCGTACATCACGCTCCAGATCGTGCAGAACTCCTGGCGCACCGTGCGCGAGCAGCTCCAGGCGCTGCCGGGCGCCACGCACATCGCGCTGGTCAGCGGGGATTTCGACGTGCTGCTGCTGGTGCACACGCCCGACAACCGGGCGCTGCGCGAACTGGTCCTCACCCGGATCCAGTCGATCCCCGAGGTGCTCTCGACCCGCACGCTGCTGGTCTTCGAGGAGACGGACCTCGGCCCCCGCCCGGACCGCCCGGCGGAGCTGGCCTGA
- a CDS encoding dihydrolipoamide acetyltransferase family protein → MAQVLEFKLPDLGEGLTEAEIVRWLVEVGDVVAIDQPVVEVETAKAMVEVPCPYGGVVTARFGEEGSELPVGAPLLTVAVGATEAPASPAPSTSSASSASSAGTPAAEEPSAGSGNVLVGYGTGAPAARRRRIRPERVGTSAAPAPAPAPVVEHEPVPVAVPAAAGEVNGRQGPVAVVSPLVRRLARQHEIDLRRLAGSGPDGLILRADVDSAIRRAEEAARAQTRTTADGPVVAEAPTAGAAAPAAAAERIPLRGVRGAVADKLSRSRSEIPDATCWVDADATELMAARAAMNAASGPSGGPKVSVLALLARICTAALARYPELNSTVDTAAREIVRLPGVHLGFAAQTERGLVVPVVRDAHTRNAESIGAEIARLTELARTGKLSPAQLTGGTFTLNNYGVFGVDGSTPIINHPEAAMLGVGRIMPKPWVHNGELAVRQVVQLSLTFDHRVCDGGTAGGFLRYVADCVEQPAVLLRTL, encoded by the coding sequence ATGGCCCAGGTCCTCGAATTCAAGCTGCCGGACCTCGGTGAGGGGCTGACCGAGGCCGAGATCGTGCGCTGGCTGGTGGAGGTCGGCGATGTCGTCGCCATCGACCAGCCCGTCGTCGAGGTCGAGACGGCCAAGGCGATGGTGGAGGTGCCGTGCCCGTACGGGGGTGTGGTGACCGCGCGGTTCGGTGAGGAGGGTTCCGAACTCCCGGTCGGCGCACCGCTGCTGACGGTGGCGGTGGGCGCGACGGAGGCGCCTGCCTCTCCGGCTCCCTCGACTTCTTCGGCTTCGTCGGCTTCCTCGGCGGGCACGCCTGCCGCTGAGGAGCCCTCCGCCGGGTCCGGGAACGTGCTCGTCGGGTACGGGACCGGCGCCCCGGCCGCCCGGCGTCGGCGCATCCGGCCGGAGCGGGTCGGCACCTCCGCCGCGCCCGCACCCGCACCCGCGCCTGTGGTCGAGCACGAGCCGGTGCCGGTGGCCGTGCCCGCCGCAGCCGGTGAGGTGAACGGCCGGCAGGGGCCCGTGGCCGTGGTCTCGCCGCTCGTGCGGCGGCTGGCCCGCCAGCACGAGATCGACCTGCGGCGGCTGGCGGGCTCCGGCCCCGACGGACTGATCCTGCGGGCCGACGTGGACTCCGCGATCCGGCGGGCCGAGGAGGCCGCGCGGGCCCAGACCCGTACGACTGCCGACGGGCCCGTCGTGGCGGAGGCTCCAACGGCGGGTGCGGCAGCACCGGCCGCTGCCGCCGAGCGGATTCCGCTGCGCGGGGTCCGGGGAGCGGTCGCGGACAAGCTGTCGCGCAGCCGCAGCGAGATCCCGGACGCCACCTGCTGGGTCGACGCGGACGCCACCGAGCTGATGGCCGCCCGCGCCGCGATGAACGCCGCGTCGGGCCCGTCCGGCGGGCCCAAGGTGTCGGTCCTGGCGCTGCTGGCCCGGATCTGCACGGCGGCGCTGGCCCGGTACCCCGAGCTGAACTCCACCGTGGACACGGCCGCGCGCGAGATCGTGCGACTGCCCGGTGTGCACCTCGGGTTCGCGGCGCAGACCGAGCGGGGCCTCGTCGTCCCGGTCGTCCGCGACGCGCACACCCGCAACGCCGAGTCGATCGGGGCCGAGATCGCCCGGCTGACCGAACTGGCCCGTACCGGCAAGCTCAGCCCGGCCCAGCTGACCGGCGGCACGTTCACGCTGAACAACTACGGGGTGTTCGGGGTCGACGGCTCGACGCCGATCATCAACCACCCCGAAGCGGCGATGCTCGGCGTCGGCCGGATCATGCCCAAGCCCTGGGTGCACAACGGTGAGCTGGCCGTACGTCAGGTCGTCCAGCTCTCGCTCACCTTCGACCACCGGGTGTGCGACGGCGGAACGGCCGGGGGCTTCCTCCGGTACGTGGCCGACTGCGTGGAGCAGCCTGCGGTGCTGCTGCGCACCCTGTAG
- a CDS encoding TrmH family RNA methyltransferase translates to MSSEPGSTGGIPEPLQYDDGYGQEIGVGPHPLPWPEGERYDPELLAHGDRRNVGDAYRYWTREAIVADLDLRRHDFHVAVENWGHDFNIGSVVRTANAFLAKEIHIVGRRRWNRRGAMVTDRYQHVRHHPDTADLTAWAAAEGLPIIGIDNLPGAVPLERTELPRRCVLLFGQEGPGLTEEAREHASMVCSIAQFGSTRSINAGAAAAIAMHAWVQRYADIPDPRR, encoded by the coding sequence GTGAGCAGCGAGCCCGGCAGCACCGGCGGTATCCCAGAGCCCCTTCAGTACGACGACGGCTACGGCCAGGAGATCGGCGTCGGCCCGCACCCGCTGCCGTGGCCCGAGGGCGAGCGGTACGACCCCGAGCTGCTGGCCCACGGCGACCGGCGCAACGTCGGTGACGCCTACCGCTACTGGACGCGCGAGGCGATCGTCGCGGACCTGGACCTGCGGCGCCACGACTTCCATGTGGCCGTGGAGAACTGGGGCCACGACTTCAACATCGGCTCCGTGGTCCGGACCGCCAACGCCTTCCTGGCCAAGGAGATCCACATCGTGGGCCGACGGCGCTGGAATCGGCGCGGCGCCATGGTCACCGACCGCTACCAGCATGTGCGCCACCACCCGGACACGGCGGACCTGACCGCCTGGGCGGCCGCCGAGGGGCTGCCGATCATCGGGATCGACAACCTCCCCGGGGCCGTACCGCTGGAGCGGACCGAGCTGCCGCGCCGCTGTGTGCTGCTGTTCGGGCAGGAGGGGCCGGGGCTGACCGAGGAGGCGCGCGAGCACGCCTCGATGGTGTGCTCGATCGCCCAGTTCGGCTCGACCCGGTCCATCAACGCGGGGGCCGCGGCGGCCATCGCCATGCACGCCTGGGTGCAGCGCTACGCCGACATCCCCGACCCCCGCCGGTAG
- the pdhA gene encoding pyruvate dehydrogenase (acetyl-transferring) E1 component subunit alpha translates to MTVQELPGAAAYRPTPPPAWKPITDPAPLLPDPEPYRVLGTDAVADVDPELLLRLHAELVRGRRYNTQATALTKQGRLAVYPSSTGQEACEIAAALVLEERDWLFPSYRDTLAAVARGLDPVEALTLLRGDRHTGYDPHQHRIAPLCTPLATQLPHAVGLAHAARLKGDDVVALAMVGDGGTSEGDFHEALNFAAVWKAPVVFLVQNNGFAISVPLAKQTAAPSLAHKAVGYGMPGRLVDGNDAAAVHQVLGEAVARARRGEGPTLIEAVTYRMDAHTNADDATRYRVDSEVEAWRAHDPVQLIERELTERGLLDDEGIERAKEAAERMAAALRDRMNADPELAPMDLFTHVYAEQTSQLREQAAALRAELDAEQDHEHSAEEGR, encoded by the coding sequence ATGACGGTCCAAGAGCTGCCCGGCGCGGCCGCCTACCGGCCCACGCCGCCCCCGGCCTGGAAGCCGATCACCGACCCCGCCCCGCTGCTCCCGGACCCGGAGCCCTACCGGGTGCTCGGCACGGACGCGGTCGCGGACGTCGACCCCGAGCTGCTGCTGAGGCTCCACGCCGAGCTGGTCCGCGGCCGGCGGTACAACACGCAGGCCACCGCGCTGACCAAGCAGGGCCGCCTGGCCGTCTACCCCTCCAGCACCGGCCAGGAGGCGTGCGAGATCGCCGCCGCCCTGGTGCTCGAAGAGCGGGACTGGCTCTTCCCCAGCTACCGGGACACGCTGGCGGCCGTGGCGCGCGGCCTCGACCCGGTCGAGGCGCTGACCCTGCTGCGCGGCGACCGGCACACCGGCTACGACCCGCACCAGCACCGCATCGCCCCGCTCTGCACCCCGCTCGCCACCCAGCTCCCGCACGCGGTGGGCCTGGCTCACGCCGCCCGGCTCAAGGGCGACGACGTGGTGGCGCTCGCCATGGTCGGTGACGGCGGCACCAGCGAGGGCGACTTCCACGAGGCACTGAACTTCGCGGCCGTCTGGAAAGCCCCCGTGGTCTTCCTCGTCCAGAACAACGGCTTCGCCATCTCCGTACCGCTCGCCAAGCAGACCGCCGCCCCCTCCCTCGCCCACAAGGCCGTGGGATACGGGATGCCCGGCCGCCTCGTCGACGGCAACGACGCGGCCGCCGTGCACCAGGTGCTCGGCGAGGCCGTGGCCCGGGCCCGGCGCGGCGAGGGCCCCACGCTGATCGAGGCCGTCACCTACCGCATGGACGCCCACACCAACGCCGACGACGCCACCCGCTACCGGGTCGACAGCGAGGTCGAGGCCTGGCGGGCGCACGACCCCGTCCAGCTCATCGAGCGCGAGCTGACCGAGCGCGGTCTCCTCGATGACGAGGGCATCGAGCGGGCGAAGGAGGCCGCCGAGCGCATGGCCGCCGCCCTCCGCGACCGGATGAACGCCGACCCGGAGCTGGCGCCGATGGACCTCTTCACCCATGTCTACGCGGAGCAGACCAGCCAGCTCCGTGAGCAGGCCGCCGCCCTGCGCGCCGAGCTGGACGCCGAGCAGGACCACGAGCACAGCGCGGAGGAAGGCCGATGA
- a CDS encoding DUF5819 family protein, whose product MGADHDGGSGSGVSGSVHEDVRPQAASHHSAEPDAPPPVPDPPAAVPGIAGLPFGHQLVAALALALIGLLACAHVAMVFLHVAPSNTVTKQHGKTIDDWIYPEFEQNWKLFAPNPLQQNIAVHVRAEVAGADGRRTTDWISLSREDGDAIRGSLLPSHVHQNELRRGWDFYLNSHDEQDKPNGLRGELSERYIRRIAMLRLDGRDLGGTVERIQLRSASSLVAPPPWSDEKANTRPSYRVLPWWDVTPDDLPAPRDAARGEEGEK is encoded by the coding sequence ATGGGTGCGGACCACGACGGAGGCTCCGGCAGCGGGGTGTCCGGGAGCGTGCACGAGGACGTCCGGCCGCAGGCGGCGAGCCACCACTCCGCGGAACCGGACGCTCCACCGCCGGTCCCCGATCCCCCCGCGGCCGTCCCCGGCATAGCCGGCCTCCCGTTCGGCCACCAGCTCGTCGCCGCCCTGGCCCTGGCCCTCATCGGACTCCTGGCCTGCGCACACGTGGCGATGGTCTTCCTCCACGTGGCCCCGTCCAACACGGTGACCAAGCAGCACGGGAAGACGATCGACGACTGGATCTACCCGGAGTTCGAGCAGAACTGGAAGCTCTTCGCCCCCAACCCGCTCCAGCAGAACATCGCCGTCCACGTCCGCGCCGAGGTGGCCGGGGCCGACGGGCGCCGCACCACCGACTGGATCAGCCTCAGCCGCGAGGACGGCGACGCGATACGCGGCAGCCTCCTCCCCAGCCATGTGCACCAGAACGAGCTGCGCCGCGGCTGGGACTTCTACCTGAACTCGCACGACGAGCAGGACAAGCCCAACGGGCTGCGCGGCGAACTCTCCGAGCGCTACATCCGGCGCATCGCGATGCTGCGGCTCGACGGACGCGATCTGGGCGGCACGGTCGAGCGCATCCAGCTGAGGTCGGCCTCCAGCCTGGTCGCCCCGCCCCCGTGGTCCGACGAGAAGGCCAACACCCGGCCGAGCTACCGCGTCCTGCCCTGGTGGGACGTGACCCCCGACGATCTGCCCGCACCGCGTGACGCGGCGCGCGGCGAGGAGGGGGAGAAGTGA
- a CDS encoding alpha-ketoacid dehydrogenase subunit beta: MTTAATRAGTRTAKAKPATMAQALGRALRDSMAEDPTVHVLGEDVGTLGGVFRITDGLAKEFGDDRCTDTPLAEAGILGAAVGMAMYGLRPVVEMQFDAFAYPAFEQLMSHVAKMRNRTGGAMPLPITVRVPYGGGIGGVEHHSDSSEAYYMATPGLHVVTPATVDDAYGLLRASIASDDPVVFLEPKRLYWSKADWSPEAPAAVEPIGRAVVRRTGRSATLITYGPSLPVCLEAAEAAVAEGWDLEVVDLRSLVPFDDETVAASVRRTGRAVVVHESPGFGGPGGEIAARITERCFHHLEAPVLRVAGFDIPYPPPMLERHHLPGVDRVLDAVARLQWEADS, encoded by the coding sequence ATGACCACGGCGGCGACCAGGGCCGGCACCCGTACGGCGAAGGCGAAACCGGCCACCATGGCCCAGGCCCTCGGGCGCGCCCTGCGCGACTCGATGGCCGAGGACCCGACCGTGCACGTGCTCGGTGAGGACGTCGGCACCCTGGGCGGGGTCTTCCGGATCACCGACGGGCTGGCCAAGGAGTTCGGTGACGACCGGTGCACCGACACCCCGCTGGCCGAGGCGGGCATCCTCGGGGCGGCGGTCGGCATGGCGATGTACGGGCTGCGGCCCGTGGTGGAGATGCAGTTCGACGCGTTCGCCTACCCGGCGTTCGAGCAGCTGATGAGCCATGTCGCCAAGATGCGCAACCGCACCGGGGGAGCCATGCCGCTCCCCATCACCGTGCGCGTGCCCTACGGCGGCGGCATCGGCGGCGTCGAGCACCACAGCGACTCCTCCGAGGCCTACTACATGGCCACCCCCGGCCTCCATGTCGTCACCCCGGCCACGGTGGACGACGCCTACGGACTGCTCCGGGCCTCCATCGCCTCCGACGACCCGGTGGTCTTCCTGGAGCCCAAGCGGCTCTACTGGTCCAAGGCCGACTGGTCGCCGGAGGCCCCGGCCGCCGTCGAGCCGATCGGCAGGGCCGTGGTGCGCCGCACCGGGCGCAGCGCCACGCTGATCACGTACGGCCCGTCCCTGCCGGTCTGTCTGGAGGCCGCCGAGGCGGCCGTCGCGGAGGGCTGGGACCTCGAAGTCGTGGACCTGCGCTCGCTGGTGCCGTTCGACGACGAGACGGTGGCCGCCTCGGTGCGGCGCACCGGCCGCGCGGTCGTCGTCCACGAGTCCCCCGGCTTCGGCGGCCCCGGCGGCGAGATCGCGGCCCGGATCACCGAGCGGTGCTTCCACCACCTGGAGGCCCCGGTGCTGCGGGTGGCGGGCTTCGACATCCCGTATCCGCCGCCCATGCTGGAGCGGCACCATCTGCCGGGAGTCGACCGGGTGCTCGACGCGGTGGCCCGGTTGCAGTGGGAGGCGGACAGCTGA